Below is a genomic region from Chitinophagales bacterium.
GTATGTCCAGCAACAAAGGAAACCCCATTCATTATTGCCACACAATAATATTGAACTGCAAAAAAGCATCCGTATCATAATTTGCTCATGTGTAGTATAGATCTAAAAACATTTTCGGGAATACCCGAAACAAGTGGATTAAAACACCGGTATCAACGCAAACTTATTTATGACAGCAGTTTGCAGCATGTGTTTCGTCCATCGTGAGATCAGGGCTAACATAAGGGATGCCCAGATTCAACCCGCGCAGTATCAATAACACACCCACTGCCATGACAGCATAAGGCATGAGACGGTTGATGCGGAAACGTAATTGCGGTGTGGCAAATCTGCGGCTTACAGAAAGCAACATCATCAGAGGAAATGTGCCCAACCCAAAGAGCAGCATGAAAAGTGCACCATTAACTGCTGTACCGGTGAGCAGTGCACCGGCAATGCCCATATAAACGAATCCGCAAGGCAGCATGCCATTCAACAATCCAATTACAAAAAGATTGGAAGCGAATGCGTTCAGCAGCAACGGTCCGAGCATTTTTTTTAAGACATTGGAAAATCCGAAATACCACCGGTTCCTTGCTTTGGCAAAAAGCGGCATGACGCTTCCGATCAAAAGAATACCAATAGTGATACTGACAAACTGTTGTATGCCGGAAAAATTAAATCCATACCCGATGAGCCCGAATACGGCACCCATCAAAGCATAGGTAACAGCACGCCCGAAGTTGTAAAGCACTCTGCCGCTGATAAAACCGGTATCAGATGAGGCATTATCAGGCAATGACATGGCAAGCGGCCCGCACATGCCTACGCAATGAAAACTTCCCAGCAAACCAAGAAAAAAGCCGCTCCAGATCATCATGTTACCGCAAGAGTTTTATCTAATAACAACACTTCCTTCTTTGTAAAAACTTTTTTCACCCGATTTCCATTCTACCTTAATATGCCAGAGGCCTTTTTTAAGATCAGCAACAGGCACCATCTGTTTCAGTGTACTGTCGGGATGCACCGGTAATTGAAAATCCAATGCCGCATTGTCCGGTTTAAAAAAATGCAGTGTACCGCTGATGGATTGGTAATTGAACTCCTGAGGAAAACTGATCATTGCAGACTGATCGGCCGCATTGTAAGTGAATTCAACCGGCGTTGATAATTTCCCGGCATTGGAAGCATGGTCAATTTGCTGCTGAAAGGCAAGCTCTTTGTTATAATAATCAGCACTTACCAGATCCTGTGGTTGTTGCACGCACATCCAGACCAGGAACATCATTCCTGCTGCAAAGAGTGTAAATGCCATGGCAATTCCGGCGCCCCAGTTTAATTTCATCATTTTGTTTTCAGTGATTATCAGCTTCTTTGTTTTCCTCTTTCTCCGGTTCTTCGTGTTCTTCCCCTGCATTAGTTTTGTAAACGGGGCCAATGAAAGTAGTTTCTACTTCATCAATTTTTTTCCCGCCGGAATAAACAGCAATCTCCACTTTTGTTTTAACAGTCTTGATATCATTTTGTGGCAGGGTGATAAAAAAAGTTCCGTCGCTTATTTCTTCGCTTTTGGCGGAGAGTTCTTTACCTACCATGGTAATGCCGGCGTTTGCCGGCGACAATACTTGCAGCTTTACCTGATGATCGTGGAATGATTTATTAACGAGGTTGACCGTATACAGGTTGGAAA
It encodes:
- a CDS encoding FixH family protein — translated: MMKLNWGAGIAMAFTLFAAGMMFLVWMCVQQPQDLVSADYYNKELAFQQQIDHASNAGKLSTPVEFTYNAADQSAMISFPQEFNYQSISGTLHFFKPDNAALDFQLPVHPDSTLKQMVPVADLKKGLWHIKVEWKSGEKSFYKEGSVVIR
- a CDS encoding sulfite exporter TauE/SafE family protein — encoded protein: MMIWSGFFLGLLGSFHCVGMCGPLAMSLPDNASSDTGFISGRVLYNFGRAVTYALMGAVFGLIGYGFNFSGIQQFVSITIGILLIGSVMPLFAKARNRWYFGFSNVLKKMLGPLLLNAFASNLFVIGLLNGMLPCGFVYMGIAGALLTGTAVNGALFMLLFGLGTFPLMMLLSVSRRFATPQLRFRINRLMPYAVMAVGVLLILRGLNLGIPYVSPDLTMDETHAANCCHK